The sequence below is a genomic window from Sneathiella marina.
TGGAAAGACATTGCAATTCACGGCAATGCTGCAATCGTAGCCATTGCACTAAACATACATCTAAAAATCAACGACGGTACTGCCATAGTACCGCTTCGTTGGACGGTTTCACTTATCGCGACGAATGCAGGCTGGAAGTGGGTTCATCGTCACGCTTCCGCGGCTGCAAATTCGCAAGAAGAAGGCTCCGCTTATCCATCTTTGAAAAACTGAACCGGTACGCGGAAA
It includes:
- a CDS encoding nuclear transport factor 2 family protein, with the translated sequence MTEEDLILDTLEEYAKAYCAKDLNRLMAIFVEGQGISLIGTGSDELCSGREAVAAVFERNFRDATASRFEWAWKDIAIHGNAAIVAIALNIHLKINDGTAIVPLRWTVSLIATNAGWKWVHRHASAAANSQEEGSAYPSLKN